AGAGACCGTACTAGAGAAAAATACTTCGGAAAACAGAAGCATGGTCGTGCGTCATGGACATGCACAACCTGTCTCAGTGAACGCCTCACTAAGAAAATTTTGAAAACAGAAACAAAACCGTGCCTTATTTGCATGTAAGTCCGTGCGTGCCTCTATGCTCCTAATAAGCCTGTAGTCTTGTCTTTGCCGCCATACAGTAGCCCCATGTCAGTGAGCAGGCGCGTATTATAACTATCTGTTCTGTTTTGTGCCAACCCAGACCGCCCCCTCCCACTCACCCGCTGTAGCGTTCATCGTCTCTTCTCTCTCGATTCTCCCTCTAGATCCAGGGTTAGTCTATTTTCTCTTAATTTCTATGTGAATTTTTTTGCTACGATCCGTTTTCCTCTCTGTTGGTTTCGTCTCTCCGTGATTGAAAGCGACGCATCTGCGCTGTTATGCTAGGAATTGCCTGGAAATTCGTTGTGATCTAGACCAAATCAACGCAGTACGAGGCCCAACCTGTACACGACCCGTGCCTCTTAGGGGTGGGGTTGATTTGAAGTCGGCGTTTGTGCTCGAGAACGCTATGAGCTGCAGCAACCTGCGGCGTCCAAGTCACAGGTGAGCGATGAACTTCGCCGAGGGAGGTTGGTAGTTTAAATTGAAGCCCGTTAGGTCTTGCAAACAACGGCGGTGGCCGGAAGTCCAAGCGAGTGGCCAGACGTTGAGCTCTATTGCTTAATCGGCCACAGGGTGCTGGAGGTCGGCGTTTGGGGTGCTGTTGACTGGGAGTCGGCGTCTGTGCTTGAAGATAGCGTTTGGGGTCCTGTACGCTGGAGGCAAGGTTAACGTTGATGGATCACCCGTTTCAAATACCACCTAGCCACACATGTTCCGGTGGTTGGCGTCGGCGACGGTGGCGTATGGTCGCGGATGATGTTGTTGCTGGGTGCAACTCCGACCAATTTACATATAATTTTAATGTTACAAACACTCCTTTGAGCCGCCTGATGATAGACTATTGTTTCTCCTTTTTGCCTGTCTTGTCTTGAAATATACATTTGTTAAAGCTGCTTTCAAAACCAAGCAGCAGAAATCCTTTTTAGGAAATTGCTTGTGAACGACTATTTATGTAAAAATGTCGGTTTAGCCGAATAGTTTTTCAAGATAATAAACTTTTCCTTGTGTTGAGAATTTCATATAAATGTTGTTTTGCAACGTATTCCAAGGGAAACCATGTGCTGTGATATATGTACCAACTTCGGTTGCTCCGGACTGGAGTCAGGCGTTCTTCACAGCGCGATAACAGTGCATCTTCCTCGATGCTTCAAGACATGCCTGGTAAGGAGAAATGTTTGCCACCCCATGCTGCCCATCAGTTACTACCAACTAGTGTATCTTTCTGATGAAGGAAATAAAAGTTTCTACCATATTGTTTGAATGGAATGCCTACATTTAAGCATTTAATGATATGTTTTCAATTTTTGATGTACCTTGTTTTATCAAATAGCAACCTGTTGAAAACAATTGGTACATATATGATAAGCGCTATCTGTCTTGGTTATACATGcctggtaagatttttttctTGCGCAGTATGTGCCATGCTACTGCAGGCAGCAAGTCACTTCTTCAATCTATCGGTGGAAAGAGGAAGCATTTCAAGAAGAAGGAAAACAAAGAAATCCAGTACTGGTCACCAACGAGGATCGTTCATATGAGATCTACATCACCGATGAGCCTAACCGGTCTAAAATTCATGGACCTGGCTGGAAAAAGTTAATTAGTGACTACGATCTTCATTATCGAGATCTAATCATCATGAACCTGGATACTGGGAGTCTGTCCATTGAGATAGATCTGAGACTCAGTGATTCTCGAGGAGGTCACAGGCCCCTCCCCATCACTAGGTAAGTGCACCAACTTCCATCCTGTTTTATCAACTACGTTTATCAGCATAATTTGGTACTCCTACCCATGTCCACTAAATTAATGACATACTTACAGTCAAAGTTATTTTGAAAACATTTTATGCAATTCTATTGATTATCATCCCAATTTGATCACATGCATTGAATTTAACCATTCATTTTAAACTTAAATACCAAGTTCATCTGTTTAAACAAATTTGTTTGAAAATGAGTTATTTTTTTCCATGCAGCTCTTGATTTTCTAAATGACTCGGAGAGGGAGTACATTGGGAAAACAGTGTTCGGTCGAGGCGTAAACCTCTCATACAAACAATTTGGACAGATGATATACTATGTGTTTGAGTCTGACGACTTCCCCACCATACCCTTTGTGCAGCGTCTAAACGTCACCAATGTCATAAATGGTCGTCTGGTTAGTCATTGAATATTTGTTTTGATCCACTGCCATGGTTTTGTTTGCTGTTTTCGATGTTTTATGTCCTTGTACATTGATTTTATCTAGTAATATCGGTACAATCTGCAGAGAGTCCCGTCTGCCGTTGTGAGGCTTCTAAAGATGAACCTGGGATATCTACCTCAAAACGGTGGTATCAGCCTAACAGAGATGTATGATGCAATAGACATGAGCACAACGTACTCCATACGAACCGACAGTAGCATGGAGGTGACCGGTTTTTCAGATTTTGCCCGGGAAGCTCAGCTAAAGGTTGGTTCAATTGTCCTTGTCACAATTGAAAAGCGGTGGCCAACATTGGGAAACATGAAGTTGCTGCGGATGATAATCAACGACCTTTCCTGATAGAGCGTTGCCGGTGGCTATACTTCCTAGTTCAGTAATTTATGTCTGTTTTTTGAACAGCCTGTACACATCAGTTTTGTTATTTAGTTATGTCATGGTATGTAACTGAGCATATAATTATGTCCAAGAGGACGGTGGTGAAAATTCCCTGTCAAAGAAGGTGAAACACTTACGTGGGTTAGTTTATTTATCTCTGGATAATAATAAAGGGATTTGCTGAATAATAATGGAGGATGAATGGCTGTGGTGAAGTATGTTTCAGAATAGTTTAGTGACGTTGCTAGCTCCGCACGTCAGTAGTATACATATTTTTCACTATGGTGCTCCGCAGAATAGCGTCATGCCAAGTAGCTTGTTCTGATGAGCTCAAGCATACACCTCTGTCAACCGCACAGCACTTCTCCTAAAAACCTAGCGCCTTCCCCTATGGCTCAGTCACCTTAAACATCCATGCCTTCACATAGGTTCATGTCCGTACCTCACGTAGCATCGTACTTGTGCCTCTAGCTGTGCTACTCGCAGTATAAGTGCGTTTCGCAGCTGCATGCCTACGCCCCTCGTTTCTTCTCATTGTTTCTGCCCATCTCGTACTTGCAACTATTTCAGACATGACCGTGCCTGTTGAGTCGACACATTCATGACTCTCACGACCGTGCCTTTGCAAGAATAACGACCGTGCTTGTAACAGTGCAGCATTACAGGTGATACATTCAGTACACATTAGGGACCACCTTGCCACTATTTCAGACATGACCGTGCCTGTTCGGTCATCACATTCATGCCTCTCAAAGTTAATTGAAAAACATTCCGGAAAAACAGTAACGGACGCCTATTGTCAATCCTCATGTCATGTACATTCGACGTTCAATCTTTCGTCACAAAAGTAATTGCCGTGCCTCTGCCACAGAACATATAAGTGTAAAACAATTATTCCTACACTTGTAAAACCCGGATGCCCTGGATAAATGTCGAATCCCACCTTGCGGCAAAACCATGGAGGCCGGTGCTTCTCAGGAACACATCTGTGGCCTTTTGCGTATGTAGTTGAGTGCACGGCTATTTGTTCGTGCCCGTGCCTCACGTAGCACCATAGCACGAATTGACGTCCGTGAACCACGTAACTTCATTTCCGTGCCTGACATAGCATCGTATCTATGCCTCTACTTGCGCCTCTTGTTGTATAAGTGCTTCTTGCAGCTGCATATCCACGCCTGTCGTTGCTTCTCGTTCTTTCTGTCCATCTCGTAGCGACAGCTGCAACAGTGCCTCTGAAAAAACACAGCACTGCTCCTACCAGCGAATGTATCACTGAAAACAATTGCCACTCCCAATGAATGTACCACGCCCGTGTGTCTGAGAGTTAAACCAGCCACTTCAAGCATGTTTCTCTTGGTCAGAGACTTGTGCCTCTACATACTGCCCCTGCATGCCTCACGAGATAAATTGTAAAAGTTAACATTTGACAGCAAACTACGCAAGACAACGAACATCTCCCCGACTTGCTGGAGATACGACGGTTGCTAAAAACATAACTGatgattttatttttattttttataaagaAAAACCACGATCAAAAACTCAGGATGTGCACAACCGCACCACCAGGGAGATGAAACCACGATCCAGAACCCACGATGTGCACAACCGCATCGACAGTGAGATCGTGCACTCCTTTGCCGCTTCCCCGCCCTTAAATTTAGACTTCCGCCGCGGCCTTCTTACACACAAACAATAGAAATTGCCATTGCGCTCCCACTCATTGTTCCCCACGAAAAACCAGGTTGCAGGAGGACCAACTGCTCCAGGCCATGGGATTCATCAAGGAATTCATGGAGGTGCAGGCCCACGGCAACACCAAGTTGCACGTGATCCACACCAACGACTTGCACAAGGCGGCGACCACCATCGAGCAGTACGAGCGACACCTCGAATTCGAGCGCCACAAGATCGTCGGAGTTGATGTGGAGTACACCAACGACGTTGGCGAAGATCAGAAACCAGCCCTCGTCCAGCTCTCCGTCGGCAAGGATCATCCGGTGTTGCTCTTCCAACTGAGCGCCGCCGACAAGAACTGCACCAGGTTCGACAACTTCCTCGCCGACCCCAGATACACGTTTGTTGGCTTCTCCATCAACGGCGACATAGAGATGCTCGGGTGCGTCGGACTAGAGATCGTCCACTTCGTCGACATCCAGAAGGAATGGAGGGTGCCTACAGCTACCAAGCCTCTGGACTCCCTTGGGGATGTCTCAGGCATCATTGTCCACGACTACTACAACAACATGAAGAAGAAGCTCACCAACGCAGAGCACCAGCGCTGGGCGCGCATGCCCCTGTCCATGAGGCACATCGAGTATGCGGCAAAAGATGCTTACGCTGCGTATGAGATATGGAGCCGCCTCACCATCATCCAGGATGGCCTTCGCCGGGCAAAACTCGAGAAGGAGCAGACCAGGAAGCGCGTAAGGTCCTGGGGCGACTACGACTACTGAAGCAGGTGGTCCCGGCCAAGAAAAGTAACTAGAAGATTGCTCATGCCATTCTAGATTTCTCGTTAGATTTGCTTTCTCTCAAGACTGCCGTTTGCTTGTTCTAAATTTAGATTTGCTTGTGTCACAGTTAACCTTGTAGTTTGCTTCCAGTTTACATATCTTCTGAACAAGTTTATTTCCAGTGCAATGTTGCAGTTTTCTATTATTAGAATATATTGGCATGAACTGAAAAATATAAACACAGTACAGATAACCTTGTAGTTTGCTTAGAGTTTACATATCTTCTGAACAAGTTTATTTCCAGTGCAATGTTGCAGTTTTCTATTATTAGAATATATTGGCGTGAACTGAAAAATATAAACACAGTACAGATAACCTTGTAGTTTGCTTCTAGTTTACATATCTTCTGAACAAGTTTATTTCCAGTGCAATGTTCAGTTTTCTATTATTAGAATATATTGGCGTGAACTGAAAAATATAAACACAGTACAGATACTATACGATTAGCGTAATGCACAGAGCAGGTACACATAGCAATCCACAAAAATGACGAGCATGCAATGCACTAGTACCTTTGTGGATGCAGCGTCGAAATGCAGGGACAACAATTACAGAATGCTCCTAAAAGCAGTGCACAATGTTCTAACAAACCATTGCACACACAAATATTAAAAATCGTTCGTATGGAACACTTTGGAAAAACATTTTGAATACAGAGGTAGTTAGGTGTTTATTCTCCTTGGAAAACATTGCTTACGCCCGTGACCCTCAGAGAAGAACACTACAGAGGCACGGTTGTCCGTCAATAACACCAACTAGCTACTTAAAACACCCACGAAGGCACTTCGGTGCCTCCACTCCTATGGAGACCGTGCATAAATTGACTTCACGTCCGTTAATGAGGCCGAATGCCTTCGAAGACACATGAAACTCATAGGCCATGGCCCCGCAATGAAAATGTGTCAATGAAAGCTTCTTGAAAACAGAGGCACACCTTCACGTGCTTCCATCACGATCCTTCGCGTCCCTACCTCCCTTAGAATCGGGTCCGTGCCTCCAGTTCGTCGGGTAAAACCATACCTCTGTCGTGTGTAACATGTTAAGAAAGTTGCTGAAAACAAAAACATCAGAAAACCGAGCATTACGTCGACCCCGCTGGCACTAAACGTGACGTCACCGAAAACGCAGAGGCAGGAGCGTGCCTTACGGCCAGCTTCCGACGTATCGGGTCTATGAAGATTTACTTCCTTCTTAATATGGGAGGTGACTATCGCAAAGGCATAGGCTCCATCATTCACCTACGTGCCTCGGCAAGAACGACAACCGTGCTTGTAACTGTAAAGCGTATAGGACACCTTAGGGACGACCTTGCAACTATTTCAGACATGACCATGTCTATTCCGTCGGCACATTCATGCCTCTCGCAGTTAATTCAAAAACATTCCGGGAAAACAGTAACGGACGCCTATTGTCAATCCTCGCGTCACATACATTCGACGTACATTCCTTCGTCACACAAGTAATAGCCGTGCCTCTGCCACAGAACGTATAAGTGAAAACGATTCTTCCTACACTTGTAAAACTCGGAATGCCCTGGATAAATGTCGAATCCCACCTTGCGGTAAAACCATGGAGGCCGCTGCTTCTCAGAAACACATCTGTGGCTTTTTGCGCATGTAGTTGAGTGCACGGCTATTTATTCGTGCCCGTGCCTCACATAGCACCATAGCACGAATAGACGTCCGTGCAATCACGTAGCTTCAACTCCGTGCATCACGTAGCATCATATCTGTGCCTCTTGTTTTGCCTCTAGTTGTATGAGTGCTTCTTGCAGCTGCATGACCACGCCTCTCGTCGCTTCTCGTTCTTTCTGACCATCTCGTAGCGTCAGTTGCAACACGGACACACAACAGTGCCTCTGAAGAAACACAGCACTGCTCCTACCAGCGAATGTATCACTGAAAACAATTGCCACTCCCAATAAATGTACCACGCCCGTGTGTCTGAGAGTTAAAGCTGCCACTTGAAGCATGCTTCTCTTGGTTAGAGACTTGTGCCTCTACATAATGCCCCTGCATGCCTCACGAGATTGTAAAAGTTAACATTTGACAGCAAACTACGAAAGACAACAATCATCTACACGACTTGCCGGAGATACGACGGTTGTTAAAAATATAACTGctgattttatttttcttttttataaAGAAAAACCACGATCTAGAACCCACGATGTGCACAACCACGTCGACAGTGAGATCGTGCACTCCTTTGCCACTTCCCCGCCCTTAAATTTAGACTCCCGCCGCGGCCTTCTCACACACAAAGAACAGAAATCGCCATTGCGCTCCCACTCATTGTTCCCCACGAAAAATCAGATTGCAGGAGGAACAACTGCTCCAGGCCATGGGATTCACCAGGGAATTCATGGAGGTGCAGGCCCACGGCAACACAAAGTTGCACGTGATCCACACCAACGACTTGCACAAGGCAGCGACCACCATTGAGCAGTTCGAGCGACACCTCCAGTTCGAGCGCCACAAGATCGTCGGAGTTGATGTGAAGTACACCAACGACCATGGCGAAGATCAGAAACCCGCCCTCATCCAGCTCTCCATCGGCAAGGATCATCCGGTGCTGCTCTTCCAACTGAGCGCGGCCGACAAGATCTACACCAAGTTCGACAACTTCCTCGCGGACCCCAGGTACACGTTTGTTGGCTTCTCCATCGACGGCGACATAGAGATGCTCGGCCGCGTCGGACTGGAGATCACCCACTTCGTCGACATCCAGAAGGAATGGAGGGTGCCTACAGCTACCAAGCCTCTGGACTCCCTTGGGGACGTCTCAGGCATCCTTTTCCAAACGTAGAGCTCACCAACGCAGAACGCAGCCGCTGGGCGTGCATGCCCCTGTCCATGAGGCACATCGAGTACACGGCAAAGGATGCTTACGCTGCGTATGAAATATGGAGCCGCCTCAGCATCATCCAGGAAGGGCTTCGCCGGGCAAAACTCGACAAGGAGCAGACCAGGAAGCGCGCTAGGTCCTGTGGCGACTACGACTACTGAAGCAGATGGTCCCGGCCAACAAAAGTATCTAGAACATTCTAGATTTCTCATTAGATTTGCTTTCCCTCAAGACTGCCTTTTGCTTGTTATAAATTTAGGTTTTCTTGTGTCGCAGTTAACCTTGTAGTTTGCTTGCAGTTTACATGTCTTTTGCACAAGTTTATTTCCAGTGCACCACAATAGGCACTTATGTGCCTATGTGCCTCTGATACCAAGGGGACCATGCGTAACTTGGCTTCACGTCATTTTACGCAACATTCTAGACGTCAACCAAAAGATTCACCTTCTCTCTGATATGTTCGTTAATGAGGCCTAATGCCTTCGAAAACACATGGAGCTCATAGTCCATGCCCCCCACAATGAAAATGTGTCAGTGAAAGCTTCTTTAAAGCAGAGGCACCCCTTCACGTCCTTGCATAACGATCCTTTTCGCGTCCGTACCTCCTTTGGAATCACATCTCCGTGCCTCCAGTTAGTTACGTGCATGCCTCTACGTCGGGTAACACCGTACCTCTGTCGGGCGTAACATGTTAAGAAAGTTGCTGACAACAAAAACATCAGCAAACCGAGCATTACGTCCACCCCACTGGCACTAAACGTGACATCATAAAAAACGCAGAGGCAGGAGCATGCCTTACGGCCAGCTTCCGACGTATCGGGTCTGTGAAGATTTGCTTCCTTCTTAATATGGGACGTGACTATCGCAGAGGCAAAGGCTCCATCCTTCACCTCTGTGCCTCAACAAGAACGACGATCGTGCTTGTAACAGTAAAGTGTATAGATGATACATTAAGGAGGCATTAGGGACCACCTTGCACCTATTTCATACGTGATCGTCCCCGTTCCGTCGGCACATTCATGCCTCTCACAAAAGTAATTGCCGTGCCTCTGCCACACAACATATAAGTGAAAAACAATTCTTTCTACACTTATAAAGCCCGGAATGTCCTGGATAAATGTCGAATCACATCTTGCGGTAAAACCATGCAAGACGGTGCTTCTATAAGCACATCTGTGGCTTTTTTGTGCATGTTGTTGAGTGCCTCTCTAGAATCTAACCATGTTGAAACCATATTCAAATCTAACCACACTGAAATCTCTAGAATCAAATATGTGCCCTAGTTGAGACATTTATTTTGTACTTGAAACTGCAATCTATAATAAAACAATACAGTGTAATAAAACATAGGCCTTCCGACCCAAATATGGTACTTAAAACTGCAATTTGTAATAAAACATACACCTTCCATCACAAATTAATTCGCTCAACTCTGTACTAACCAGTACAATGTGAATTGTACTGCAAAGTTGACACATTTATTTTGGACGGGGTAGTACTACTACTTAAGAACAAAACACGATTGCTTGACATGGAAACGAAATTGTCTCCATTCTGACAACGACGATTTCTTGACATTGTTCAACCTTTACAGACACACAAAACATGAAAAGCATAAAAAGCATGGAAAAGCAAACATCTACCAACAAAACTACACTACTCCCCGTCGTCGGAGATGTCCACTATCTCCATTCTGACATCGACGTCGTTGACCTCCGCCTCCTGCTCCGCATCCAGCTCATCGAAGAGCACATCGGTCTTCGCCTGCTCTTCCCAGAGGAAGCGCCGGTTGGACTCCACATACGCCTCATCTTGGATGGACTCCAGGATAGCGGTCTGCTCCGCCATCAAGGCCGACTCACCGAGATAGAACTCCGCCTCGTCTTCCTTGTCACCCcactcctcgtcgtcctcgtcttcctcgtcactagcctcctcctcgtcctcgtcaTCTCCCTCGTCGCCGTCCTCGTCCACGCCTTCCTCGCCGTCCTCGTCATCCTCGTCCAAGCCTTCCTCGACGTCCTCGTCATCCTCGTCCAAGCCTTCCTCGTTGTCCTCGTCATCCTCGTCCACGccttcctcgtcgtcctcgtccaCACCATACTCGTCGTCCTCCTCATCCTCGTCCATGCCTTCCtcgtcgtcctcatcatcctcgtccacgccttcctcgtcgtcctcgtccacaccttcctcgtcgtcctcctcatcctcgtccatgccttcctcgtcgtcctcgtccacaccttcctcgtcgtcctcctcatcctcgtccatgccttcctcgtcgtcctcgtcatcctCGTCCACACCTTCCACGTCGTCCTCCTCATCCTTGTcaccccctcctcttcctccatcacATCTCCCCCCACTGGATCAACTCCCTGCATGAGCTCCGATGCATCCCCCTCCACTTCCTCCACCTCCCCAATCTCCTCCGGCCCCGGCGAGTCCGGAGACATGCCCGCTGCGACCCGAGCGGCGCGCCTCAAACGGATGTACTCCTGCAACTGAAAGCGACGCTCGGGAGTAAGCATCGGATAAGTAGTTATCTTGTGCCGAACCATGGTGGGGAACGTCACAAATGAAAAGAGGAAGATGGTTGATTTCCTAAGATTGCCGGCGAAAGAGGGAGAAGCAGGATGATGTCTAGTGGTGGCGGACGCCGCTCGGCTTAAATAACTGCTTCTTGACCTCGGGCGACGGAACGGTGACACGCGGCGTTCACTTCACCGACGGATGACACGGCCATCGGTCCTTTTGGATTCTGCAGCGCCGACACATGGCGTTCACTCTATTAAATACCTCCACCTCCTCCAGAACGGCATCACCGGAGGAAACGCACGTCggacccttgggtttccggagcggCGTTCACACCGAATACGAGGGGACGCCCGTCGAACGGTGGGGTTTCTGCAATCAACACATGAATGTGACTCCGTGTAACGCATAACCGTGCCTCTACTGACTTCATAGTTGTGCCTTTCAGTGTGAACGATTCAACAGAATCATTTGGAACACCAAGACAAACTAACGTCACTCTACACAATGCGACGCCGTGCCTTCCTGGGACCCATAGCCGTGCGAAGAATATACCACACCAGCGTCTCTCGAATAGGCCATTCCGTGCTTCACAGAGTAAACAATGGGTATTCACATCTGAACCAATTCCGCTGGGTCTCCCCAATTAAAGAACCTTTGTGCGCTGAACGGCGGTGCCTCTCCGTCTGATCGAGTCGACGGAATCATTCGGAACACAAACACACGGGAGCGTGACTCTATATTATAGGGCAGCATGCCTTTTAGCACTTCACGCCCGTGCCTATGACCCTTATAACACTGCCACGAACGTCCACGCCATCATCAGTGCACAAGTCATGTCGCTACCTGGTACAGAACCATAGCTGTAGTCACTTAACGCCCGTGCTTCTAATAAAAGAAGCGCCACACAGAGCCGTGGCTTTTAAAAACATTACGCTTTTAAACACGTCGACTCTGGAACCGGCCACTCGCAAAGTAAACATTTAGCGTTAACACCTAAACCCATTCCGCTTTGTTTCAACAATAAACTTACGAAACGTGACTCTCCGACACACCCAACCATGCCCTGGTGGCATTCATGTCGGTGCCTCTTCTTCTGAGCGAGTCAACGGAATCATTTCGAACACAAATACAGGCGAACGTGACTCTACATAAAACCACGCCATCTGGAACACCAAGACAAACTAACGTCACTCTACACAATACCACGCCGTGCCTTCCTGGGACCCATGACCGTGCGAAGAATATACCACACCAGCGTCTCTCAAATACGCCATTCCGTGCCTCACAGAGTAAACAGTGGGTGTTCACATCTGAACCAATTCCGTTGAGTCTCCCCAAATAAAGAAAGAACCTGACGGTGTCTGATCGAGTCGACGGAATCATTCGGAACACAACCACACAGGAAACTGACTCCATATTATACGGCAACATGCCTTTTAGCGCTTCACGCCCGTGCATGTGACCCTTAACACTGCCACGAACGTCCACGCCATCGTCAGTGCACAAGTCGTGTCGCTACCTGGTACAGAACTATAGCTGTAGTCACTTCACGCCCGTGCTTCTAATAAAAGAAGCGCCACACAGAGCCGTGGCTTTTAAAAACAAGGAAATTACAATTTGAAACACCTCGACTCTCAAACCGGCCACTCGCAAAGTAAACATTTAGCGTTAACACCTAAACCCATTCCGCTTTGTTTCAACAATAAACTTATGAAACGTGACTCTCCGACGGACCCAACCATGCCCTGATGGCATTCATGTCCGTGCCTCTTCTACTGAACTAGTCAACGGAATCATTTCGAACACAAATACAGGCGAACGTAACTCTACATAAAACCACGCCATCTGGAACACCAAGACAAACTAACGTCACTCTATACAATAAAACGCCGTGCCTTCCTGGGACCCATGACCGTGCGAAGAATATACCACACCAGCGTCTCTCAAATAGGCCATTCCGTGCCTCACAGAGTAAACAGTGGGTGTTCAAATCTGAACCAATTCCGGTGGGTCTCCCGAGTTAAAGAAAGAACCTGGCGGTGCCTTTGTGCGCTGAACGCCCGTGCCTCTCCGTCTGATCGAGTTGACGGAATCATTCGGAACACAAACACACGGGAAAGTGACTCTATATTATACGGTAGCATGCCTTTTAGCGCTTCACGCCCGTGCATGTGACCCTTAACACTGCCACGAACGTCCACGCCATCGTCAGTGCACAAGTCATCGTCCGCGGCTATATTCACTTCACGTCCGTGCTTCTAATAAAAGAAGCGCGACGTAACTCAGTACAGAACCGTGGCTTTTAAAAACAAGGAACTTACGCTTTTAAACAACTCGACTCTCGAATCTCACAAAGTAAACAGCTAGCGTTAACATCTAAACCCATTCTGCTTTCTTTCCATGATAAACGTACGAACGTGACTATGCAAAAGACAAAACCATTCCCCCATGGGATTCACCTGCGTACGTGCCTATTCTTCTCAACGAGTCGATGGAAACATTTCGAACACAAATACAGGCGAACGTGACTCTATATAAAACCACACCATGAATCTGTGGGATGCAAGCCCGTGTCTGTGA
This genomic window from Aegilops tauschii subsp. strangulata cultivar AL8/78 chromosome 4, Aet v6.0, whole genome shotgun sequence contains:
- the LOC141021562 gene encoding uncharacterized protein, which encodes MGFIKEFMEVQAHGNTKLHVIHTNDLHKAATTIEQYERHLEFERHKIVGVDVEYTNDVGEDQKPALVQLSVGKDHPVLLFQLSAADKNCTRFDNFLADPRYTFVGFSINGDIEMLGCVGLEIVHFVDIQKEWRVPTATKPLDSLGDVSGIIVHDYYNNMKKKLTNAEHQRWARMPLSMRHIEYAAKDAYAAYEIWSRLTIIQDGLRRAKLEKEQTRKRVRSWGDYDY
- the LOC141021995 gene encoding uncharacterized protein — translated: MGFTREFMEVQAHGNTKLHVIHTNDLHKAATTIEQFERHLQFERHKIVGVDVKYTNDHGEDQKPALIQLSIGKDHPVLLFQLSAADKIYTKFDNFLADPRYTFVGFSIDGDIEMLGRVGLEITHFVDIQKEWRVPTATKPLDSLGDVSGILFQT